The nucleotide window AAGTCCCGGAACCATTCCGCAGACGGCTTGCTGACGGGCTTGCCGTCTTCGGCGAAGGAGATCGTGCCCTCGGCGGGCAGCGACTCCAGGAAGGCGACCACCCCTTCCTTGTGGCGGGGCAGCAGACGGCCATCCTTGGCCAGGCCTTCGGCAAAGGAGGCCGCGGCCTGCTTCCGGGCGGTGGCTTCTGCCTCCTTGAGCTTGCTCTCTCGCTCGGCAAAGGCCGCCTCTTTGGCGGCCAGGGCTTTTTCCCGCTCCGCGATGGCGGCGGCCTGCGGATCGGGTTGGGTCGGGTCAGGCATGATGGGATCCTCGGGTTGGGGTTCGGAGAAAATCAGCGTAACCACGCCCTCATCGCCATCGGCAAACGAGGCATCCCCCAAACCCTTGATGGCGGGGGGTTGGGCTCCAAGAAAGCCCACGTGACGCAGATAGAGGGTGCCGGGCTTGGGGTTGATGGGGCTTTTGGGGGTGTAGAAAGAGGCGCTGACCTTTTTGAAGCGCCCCGCGTTGACCATCTCCGCGAAGGCAGGGTCAACCTGCCGGGGATGGGCCAGCAGCCGCCCCCCCTCCAGGGAGAGCCCCTCGACCCAGCCGTAGGCCGGGTGATTGCTTTGGGGGTGGCCCACAACCAGAGGAGCTTCGTGGGTGGCGGGATCGTAGGCCGCGACGCAGGCCGAGAGATCCCCCTCCGTGAAGGTCAGGGTTGCGCCGCCCTGGTCCGTATGCTGACCGGGGCGGAAGATGACGATGGGTTTGATGGGGTGTTTGGTCGCGTTCATGGCCCCATTATTCGGGCTCGGGGGCCTCGCGTCTTTTAAAGCGCATGAAAAAAACGGGGTGAGATGGAGAATCTTGCGAGGCGGCGGCTCGGGCGGAAGTCGGGAGCGCCTTTAGAAACCTTTTTAAAGGCGCTTTGCCGCTGTTTGCGGCTTTGGACAGGCCACGACAAGGCCAGGGGGGAAGAAGGGCCGCAAAAGGGCCTTTTTTGACATAATCAGGGCGCGAGGAGATAGCGGTTGATGATGGCCAGCACATCCTCCACATCGTCCTCTCCAAGGCGTAGGAAGGGTCGGGCGGGGATGGTGACTTTGTGGCCACGTCCGGCCTGCCCACCAAACTGGTGGATGGCGGCGTAGATCTTGTTGGTGCCGACGATGGCGGCAAAAGGGCCATAGCTTGCCGTGACGGAGGCGGCAAGCTGACCGGACACCTGGAGGACCTTGCCCGGCCAGTGGCCTTTTTTCTCGCGCTGCGCGATGGTCGAATCGGCAAGCTTCTTTCCGTTTTTCTCATTCTGCGGCCAAGGAGGCCGCCCCTCCTGCTCGAAATTCTCCTCCACCGCATCCAGCATTACCCCGGCAATGGCCATGAAGGCCCCGGACATGTCGCTGCCCTTGACGGTCAACCTGTCCAACAGGGCCAGGACGGGGGCTTCATCGATATTGATTTCGATCATGGTTCGGGCTATCCTTGTTTTTGACCGGGGCGGGCTTCGGGTAGCGACCGGGCGTGATAACCCCGAAGCCTTGTGCCGACGGCCCCGAGCCTGTCGGCGCACCTAACCCCCGGTCCCTTTCTTGCTCCAAAGCAACAAGCCGGTCCGCTGATTGTTCAAATCGTCGTCTTGCATGCGGATCGCGTTCCACAGCAAACTGCCGTCCCGATTCTCCCGCGCCACTATCAGCAGATCCCGTGAATCCCGGAACAGGCCGATGAAACGCCTTCTCAGGCCGTCTTCATAGGCCGTCAGCCAGACCTCGAAAGGGCTCTCCAGCGTCGGAACGAGATAATTGCCATAGCGCTCCCGGAACTGGTCGCGCTTGGCTACCAGATGCGGCAGCCACTCGGCACGAATCACCACCGGATCCACCGGGGTCTCGACGACCCGCATGGGTTGGGCGAGACTCACGCCAAGAGCTGTCTGGACGATCCGCAAAGCCTCTTCCGCACTCTCCCCTTTTCGCAGCAATTCAGGAGGAGGCAATCGCAATGCATCCCCCACCTGCCGCAGATCGGGCCGGTTGTAATCCTTCCAGGTCTTTTGTCCCGGCTGCATCTTCAAGCAAGGCCTGCCCTCGGCGAAATCCAGTCCCTCGCCTGGACAATCCGGCAGATGGCCGTTTGGGTCCCACCGCGCCCAGGCCTCGCCGGGGTTGTAATCCCAGCGATGATCCGGCACGAAACCGGCATCCATGCCCGGCAGCTTGATCCCGGTGACAGTCTCCATCTCGCCGGTCCCGACCACCCGCTCCACCGGGTAGGTGTGGCCCTCGGAGGAGTCCACCCGGAGCCCTTGGCGCTCCAGCGCCGCCTGGGACAAGGCCCGCACCCGGCAGCGGCAGCGGAAGCCGTTGGGGGGGTAGATTGTTTTCCAGATCGGATCATCCCAACGCAAAACCCGCCCGTGCAGAGCCCGGTGGCCGGCGCGAGTCTTCGAGTCCATCACCGCCACATACTGCCAATAGGGCCGATCCGGGGCCATCTCCACCATCTGCTTGTAGCGGCCCGCCATGTAGGCGGTTTGCAGGTTGGTGCGGTAGATCAGCTCCAGCCGCTGCGGGCTGCCAAGCTGCACCAGCTTTTCGACCCCGGTCGGGTCTTGGCGTAGTTGACGCCCCCACCACCCGGCTTTTTGCAACAGGGGAGTGGCCTCCCTGGCGAAATCCCGCTCCGTCCGGCCTTCGGCCAGGGCTTTGGTCAGCCCCTGCCGGAGGGTTTCTAGGATCTCCAGACTGTCCCCCTTGGCCACCGTGAAAGCCCTGGCGTGATGCTCCGGTTTCATGTCCCGCCAGCCCCAGGTGATGGCGTAGCCCTTTTGCTCAAAATACTTGATGGCCTCTTCCGGAGGCAGCTTGACGGCGTAGCCCAGATCACTCATCGAGGGCTTCCCTCTGGGCGCTGATGCGGCCCCAGGTCTCGGCGGTGAAGAGGGCTCTGTCGAGCAGCTCCGTCAGCGCCGCATCGTCCAACAAAGGATAGGCCTCGCCCAGCCACAGCCAGATATCCTCCGACATGGCCCCGCCTTGGATCTTGTCGAGCAGCGGTTGCAACAGGGTCTTGGCTGCTCCTTGCAAAGCTTTGGCGGGGTCCAGGGCGTCAAGGGCCTCCTGATCGGGGTAGGTTTGGGGTTCGGCGAAAGAGGACTCTTTGGGAGCGTCGGCAATCGCACGCTTTTCCGTCGGTGCGGCGGGTGCTTTGGGCTCCCACTCCCCGCCGTAGGTCGCCTCGATGTGCTTTTGCGTGGGCTTCAGGCCCG belongs to Magnetococcales bacterium and includes:
- a CDS encoding peptidase, giving the protein MKPIVIFRPGQHTDQGGATLTFTEGDLSACVAAYDPATHEAPLVVGHPQSNHPAYGWVEGLSLEGGRLLAHPRQVDPAFAEMVNAGRFKKVSASFYTPKSPINPKPGTLYLRHVGFLGAQPPAIKGLGDASFADGDEGVVTLIFSEPQPEDPIMPDPTQPDPQAAAIAEREKALAAKEAAFAERESKLKEAEATARKQAAASFAEGLAKDGRLLPRHKEGVVAFLESLPAEGTISFAEDGKPVSKPSAEWFRDFLGDLPVQVHYGEFAGPDKAPPSKADPAALAAAAQAWQFAEEQAGRSVTIVEAVQHVMGGAQ
- a CDS encoding phage virion morphogenesis protein translates to MIEINIDEAPVLALLDRLTVKGSDMSGAFMAIAGVMLDAVEENFEQEGRPPWPQNEKNGKKLADSTIAQREKKGHWPGKVLQVSGQLAASVTASYGPFAAIVGTNKIYAAIHQFGGQAGRGHKVTIPARPFLRLGEDDVEDVLAIINRYLLAP
- a CDS encoding minor capsid protein, giving the protein MSDLGYAVKLPPEEAIKYFEQKGYAITWGWRDMKPEHHARAFTVAKGDSLEILETLRQGLTKALAEGRTERDFAREATPLLQKAGWWGRQLRQDPTGVEKLVQLGSPQRLELIYRTNLQTAYMAGRYKQMVEMAPDRPYWQYVAVMDSKTRAGHRALHGRVLRWDDPIWKTIYPPNGFRCRCRVRALSQAALERQGLRVDSSEGHTYPVERVVGTGEMETVTGIKLPGMDAGFVPDHRWDYNPGEAWARWDPNGHLPDCPGEGLDFAEGRPCLKMQPGQKTWKDYNRPDLRQVGDALRLPPPELLRKGESAEEALRIVQTALGVSLAQPMRVVETPVDPVVIRAEWLPHLVAKRDQFRERYGNYLVPTLESPFEVWLTAYEDGLRRRFIGLFRDSRDLLIVARENRDGSLLWNAIRMQDDDLNNQRTGLLLWSKKGTGG